The following proteins come from a genomic window of Micromonospora zamorensis:
- a CDS encoding MarR family winged helix-turn-helix transcriptional regulator, whose product MSEDEEHAWRAFRRLLTTLPARLNRDLARDSGLSPADYEVLSTLSEKPNRRWALKDLAHKMEWSRSRLSHHATRMEARGLIDKEPDLQDARGCILHLTDDGFRVLDEAAPHHVVSVRARFLDHLSPDELEVLRKLSTRISDLPD is encoded by the coding sequence TTGAGCGAGGACGAGGAACACGCCTGGCGCGCTTTCCGGCGCCTGCTGACGACGCTGCCGGCGCGGCTCAACCGGGACCTGGCCCGCGACTCAGGGCTGTCGCCGGCCGACTACGAGGTGCTGAGCACGCTGTCGGAGAAGCCGAACCGCCGGTGGGCGCTCAAGGACCTCGCCCACAAGATGGAGTGGTCGCGCAGCCGACTGTCCCACCACGCGACCCGAATGGAGGCGCGCGGACTCATCGACAAGGAGCCCGACCTACAGGACGCGCGGGGCTGCATCCTGCACCTGACCGACGACGGCTTCAGGGTGCTGGATGAAGCTGCCCCACACCATGTCGTTTCCGTACGCGCGCGCTTCCTCGATCATCTAAGTCCCGACGAGCTCGAGGTGCTGCGCAAACTTTCGACCCGGATCTCCGACCTGCCTGACTGA
- a CDS encoding bifunctional NAD(P)H-dependent oxidoreductase/GNAT family N-acetyltransferase, which translates to MSLKAQTAQLNVLVIVGSTRPGRLGPAIADWFVQATLPTAAAARITLDVADLADIGLPLLDEPEHPSSGIYVHEHTRAWSQRVAAADAFVVVTPEYNYGMPAVLKNALDFLYHEWAWKPVGFVSYGNTSAGTRSVQMTKQVVTTLKMMPIGATVALRIADSTQDGQVLRSAGLDDTARRMLLELTRVASAMRPLRTEPDSDVTSVPGPVEGLRLTIAQPDDLAELLVLQRCCWVQEALANDTLDLSPLRETLDELRESTSTWQVWCVRRHGRLVAAVRAQARGRGWLIGRLMVAPDQAGNGVGSWLLSYAEQQAPEETTHYELFTGHRSTSNIKMYERAGYALTYADDTPDGSVHLIKQRQPTA; encoded by the coding sequence ATGTCATTGAAGGCGCAGACTGCCCAACTGAACGTCCTGGTAATCGTCGGGAGCACCCGCCCCGGACGGCTGGGACCAGCAATCGCCGACTGGTTCGTCCAGGCGACCCTCCCGACAGCCGCGGCGGCCCGGATCACTCTCGACGTCGCGGACCTGGCCGACATCGGGCTGCCGCTGCTCGACGAGCCCGAGCATCCCTCCAGCGGCATCTACGTCCACGAGCACACTCGCGCGTGGAGCCAGCGGGTTGCCGCAGCTGACGCATTCGTGGTGGTGACACCCGAGTACAACTACGGCATGCCAGCGGTGTTGAAGAACGCTCTGGACTTCCTCTACCACGAGTGGGCGTGGAAGCCGGTGGGATTCGTCAGCTACGGCAACACCTCGGCCGGCACCCGGTCGGTGCAGATGACGAAGCAGGTCGTCACCACCTTGAAGATGATGCCCATCGGTGCCACCGTCGCCCTCCGCATCGCCGACAGCACCCAGGACGGGCAGGTTCTCCGTTCCGCGGGACTCGACGACACGGCTCGCAGGATGCTGCTTGAGTTGACCCGGGTGGCCTCGGCGATGCGGCCCCTGCGCACCGAACCTGACAGTGACGTCACCAGCGTGCCCGGGCCGGTCGAAGGACTACGGCTGACCATCGCCCAGCCGGACGACCTCGCCGAGCTGCTCGTCCTCCAGCGGTGCTGCTGGGTGCAGGAGGCCCTCGCGAACGACACGCTCGACCTGTCGCCGCTCCGGGAAACCCTCGACGAACTGCGCGAATCGACGTCGACATGGCAGGTGTGGTGCGTACGTCGACACGGACGCCTCGTCGCAGCGGTCCGAGCCCAGGCACGCGGCCGTGGGTGGTTGATCGGTCGCCTCATGGTGGCGCCCGACCAGGCCGGAAACGGCGTCGGTTCCTGGCTTCTCTCATACGCCGAACAGCAGGCCCCCGAGGAAACCACGCACTACGAGCTGTTCACCGGCCACCGCAGCACGAGCAACATCAAGATGTACGAACGCGCCGGCTACGCCCTCACCTACGCTGACGACACCCCGGATGGCAGCGTCCACCTCATCAAACAGAGGCAACCGACCGCCTGA
- a CDS encoding low temperature requirement protein A translates to MAAERGAALLRPPTSSGRATFLELFFDLAFVVALTRVSQRFAGLSDDTGWALVEGFGRTLLLFLALWLIWSHTAWITSRYEPEQPIIQAVVVGTMFAGLVMAVALPRAMEERALPFAVAYLMVMVVRPLVIAAALRGHPRRLVPFRLAVWASASAPLWLAGALGPDRLRLPLWAAALTVDYVAWALGWPLPWLGASEVGRWRIAGTHLADRYQQMFLIALGESILVIGVVFSGTDYSAVRAAAFAVAFAISALIWRIYFHRAGLLLAEALERSAMPGRLGASSERTHLLIVFSVLVTSVGYELVIHNPFGSPRPGWLLFVVGGPMLFLVARMRLEYEIFGRVSPSRVTGVLALLLFTPALARWAPMVGLSVVAAVLVLVALLDSLRSRGRPLEGSASPIGREASGERDSEA, encoded by the coding sequence ATGGCGGCGGAACGCGGCGCCGCACTGCTGCGCCCTCCGACGAGTTCGGGCCGCGCGACCTTCCTCGAACTCTTCTTCGATCTGGCCTTCGTAGTGGCCCTCACCCGGGTCTCGCAACGATTCGCCGGCCTGAGCGATGACACCGGTTGGGCCCTCGTCGAGGGGTTCGGTCGTACGCTGCTGCTCTTCTTGGCCCTCTGGCTGATCTGGTCGCACACAGCCTGGATCACCAGTCGCTACGAACCAGAGCAACCGATCATCCAGGCCGTCGTGGTCGGCACCATGTTCGCCGGCCTGGTCATGGCGGTGGCGTTGCCCCGGGCCATGGAGGAACGGGCGCTGCCGTTCGCGGTCGCGTACCTGATGGTGATGGTGGTGCGGCCGCTGGTGATCGCGGCCGCGCTGCGTGGCCATCCGCGACGACTGGTGCCGTTTCGGCTTGCCGTGTGGGCTTCGGCGAGTGCGCCACTGTGGCTGGCCGGCGCATTGGGGCCGGATCGACTTCGCCTGCCGCTGTGGGCTGCCGCCCTTACTGTCGACTACGTCGCCTGGGCCCTGGGTTGGCCGTTGCCGTGGCTCGGGGCCTCAGAGGTGGGCCGCTGGCGGATCGCCGGCACGCATCTCGCCGACCGTTACCAGCAGATGTTTCTCATCGCACTCGGTGAGTCGATTCTGGTCATCGGCGTGGTCTTCAGCGGGACGGACTACTCCGCGGTGCGGGCGGCCGCCTTCGCGGTCGCGTTCGCCATCAGCGCGCTGATCTGGCGGATCTACTTCCACCGCGCCGGCCTGCTGTTGGCCGAGGCGTTGGAACGGTCGGCCATGCCCGGCCGGCTGGGCGCGTCGTCGGAACGGACGCATTTGCTGATCGTGTTCAGCGTGCTCGTCACCTCGGTCGGCTACGAGCTGGTGATCCACAATCCGTTCGGGTCGCCGCGTCCCGGTTGGCTTCTGTTCGTGGTGGGCGGTCCGATGCTCTTCCTTGTCGCCCGTATGCGGCTGGAATACGAGATCTTTGGCCGGGTTTCGCCTTCCCGGGTGACCGGAGTGCTGGCCCTGCTGCTGTTCACGCCGGCATTGGCCCGCTGGGCACCGATGGTCGGGTTGAGCGTGGTGGCCGCAGTGCTGGTCCTGGTGGCGCTACTCGACAGCCTGCGGAGCCGGGGACGACCGCTGGAGGGTTCCGCCTCGCCGATCGGGCGAGAGGCATCCGGCGAGCGTGACTCCGAGGCATGA
- a CDS encoding TetR/AcrR family transcriptional regulator: MLRTEPGTRPSEARLRLLTTATRIFYAEGIHAVGVDRIIAEAKVTRATFYRHFPSKDDLILAYLREIHRLERGTVEAAIAADSAPVDRLLAVAGSIAGNIQSPGFRGCAFLNAAAEYPDTDHPVHEEIIAHRQWFLDTLTTQMAQVHEETADAAARHFVMLRDGAMAAGCLFDPALVSETFLSGVEGLLRINTERQSAESAP, from the coding sequence ATGCTCCGCACCGAACCTGGCACGCGGCCTTCTGAGGCGCGGCTCCGGCTCCTCACCACGGCAACCAGGATCTTCTACGCCGAGGGCATCCACGCCGTGGGCGTTGACCGGATCATTGCTGAGGCGAAAGTGACCCGGGCCACCTTCTACCGGCACTTCCCCAGCAAGGACGACCTCATTCTGGCGTACCTGCGGGAGATCCACCGCCTGGAGCGCGGCACGGTCGAGGCGGCCATCGCCGCCGACTCCGCGCCTGTCGACCGCCTCCTGGCCGTTGCTGGCTCCATCGCTGGAAACATCCAGTCCCCCGGGTTCCGCGGATGCGCCTTCCTGAACGCAGCGGCCGAGTATCCCGACACCGACCATCCCGTGCATGAGGAGATCATCGCCCACCGGCAATGGTTCCTGGACACGCTCACCACGCAGATGGCGCAGGTCCACGAGGAAACGGCGGATGCCGCCGCACGCCACTTCGTCATGCTCCGCGACGGCGCCATGGCGGCCGGGTGCCTTTTCGACCCCGCGTTGGTGTCCGAGACCTTCCTCAGCGGGGTCGAAGGACTGCTCCGGATCAATACCGAGCGTCAGTCGGCCGAGTCGGCGCCTTAG
- a CDS encoding dihydrolipoyl dehydrogenase family protein: protein MTAFEYDVVVIGAGPVGENVADRVVQGGLTAAIVERELVGGECSYWACMPTKALLRSASALRAARQLPGAREAVTGLLDAAAVLGRRDSFASQWKDDGQVSWLESAGIALHRGQGRIRSARVVQVTGVDGVTVTLTARHAVVVATGSSALLPDIPGLREAAPWSSREAASAASVPRRLAIIGGGVVAAEMATAFGALGSSVTVLARDGVLPSAEPFAGELVTESLREAGVSVRLGANAVSVSRGDSGTVHVDTADGEQVEADEVLVAVGRIPNTQDIGLENVGLAPGVWLAVDDTLRVVGGGGWLYAAGDVNRRVLLTHQGKYQARAAGDVIVARARGEKVEDGQWGRHAVTADERAVPQVIFTDPEVASVGLTAAAAAAAGLRIRVVDYDLGSVAGSSLHADGYKGHARMVVDEDRKVIIGFTLAGPDVAELIHAATIAVVGEVPLDRLWHAVPAYPTVSEVWLRLLETYGR, encoded by the coding sequence ATGACCGCCTTCGAGTACGACGTCGTCGTGATCGGTGCCGGTCCGGTTGGGGAGAACGTCGCTGACCGGGTCGTGCAGGGCGGCCTGACCGCCGCCATCGTCGAGCGGGAGTTGGTCGGCGGGGAGTGCTCGTACTGGGCCTGCATGCCGACCAAGGCGTTGCTGCGTAGCGCGTCCGCGTTGCGGGCGGCTCGCCAACTGCCGGGTGCGCGGGAAGCGGTGACGGGACTCCTGGACGCCGCAGCGGTGCTCGGACGCCGGGACTCCTTCGCGTCGCAGTGGAAGGACGACGGGCAGGTGTCCTGGCTTGAGTCGGCGGGGATCGCGCTGCACCGCGGGCAGGGGCGAATCCGTTCGGCCCGGGTCGTCCAGGTGACTGGGGTCGACGGCGTGACGGTCACGCTGACCGCGCGGCACGCGGTGGTCGTCGCGACCGGGAGTAGCGCTCTGCTGCCGGATATTCCAGGCCTGCGGGAGGCGGCGCCGTGGTCCAGTCGCGAGGCCGCCTCGGCCGCCTCGGTGCCCCGCCGGCTCGCGATCATCGGTGGTGGCGTGGTGGCGGCCGAGATGGCGACCGCGTTCGGCGCTCTGGGATCTTCGGTGACGGTGCTGGCCCGTGACGGTGTGCTGCCGTCGGCAGAGCCGTTCGCGGGGGAGTTGGTCACGGAGTCGTTGCGCGAGGCCGGTGTGTCGGTACGCCTCGGTGCGAATGCCGTCTCCGTCAGCCGCGGCGACAGCGGAACCGTCCACGTCGATACGGCCGACGGTGAGCAGGTTGAAGCCGACGAGGTACTGGTGGCAGTCGGTCGTATCCCGAACACCCAGGACATCGGACTGGAGAACGTTGGGCTGGCGCCGGGTGTCTGGCTGGCGGTCGACGACACGCTGCGCGTCGTCGGCGGCGGGGGATGGTTGTACGCCGCCGGTGATGTGAACCGGCGAGTGCTGCTGACCCATCAGGGCAAGTATCAGGCGCGCGCGGCGGGCGACGTGATCGTGGCCCGGGCGAGGGGTGAGAAGGTCGAGGACGGTCAGTGGGGCCGCCATGCGGTGACGGCTGATGAGCGTGCGGTGCCGCAGGTGATCTTCACCGACCCGGAGGTCGCGTCGGTCGGGCTGACCGCAGCTGCGGCTGCGGCGGCCGGGCTGCGGATCCGGGTCGTTGATTACGACCTGGGCTCTGTCGCCGGATCGTCCCTGCACGCTGATGGCTACAAGGGGCACGCCCGAATGGTCGTCGACGAGGATCGAAAGGTGATCATCGGCTTCACCCTCGCCGGCCCGGACGTCGCGGAACTGATCCATGCCGCGACCATCGCCGTCGTCGGCGAGGTTCCGCTGGACCGGCTGTGGCACGCGGTTCCGGCATACCCGACCGTCAGCGAGGTCTGGCTACGGCTGCTGGAGACATACGGCCGGTGA
- a CDS encoding alpha/beta hydrolase, whose translation MNAASDMSAQDAGMPTIVLVHGAFADSSSWNGVIAHLKGRGYPVIAVANPLRGVHKDAAYVRSVVDTVSGPVVMAAHSYGGSVMTEAADGASNVKALVYVASVSPDVGESVADLVTKFPGSALLTSVKMVPYPLDEGGTSMEQYIYQEKFPAVFAADVDPDTAELMAVTQRPPTEAAQTESVTRAAWKTIPSWTLITTQDMGIPPDLQRFLAKRAGSTTVEIEASHAVAVSQPGPVADLIDTAARATTR comes from the coding sequence ATGAACGCTGCATCTGACATGTCCGCCCAGGACGCTGGGATGCCCACCATCGTGCTTGTTCACGGCGCATTCGCCGACTCGTCGAGTTGGAACGGGGTGATCGCTCACCTCAAGGGTCGGGGCTATCCGGTCATCGCCGTCGCGAACCCGCTCCGCGGTGTGCACAAGGACGCGGCGTACGTTCGATCTGTCGTAGACACCGTGTCCGGCCCGGTCGTGATGGCCGCTCATTCATACGGCGGATCAGTGATGACCGAGGCTGCCGATGGGGCCTCCAACGTCAAGGCTCTGGTGTACGTCGCCAGCGTGAGCCCGGACGTCGGCGAGAGCGTGGCCGACCTGGTCACGAAGTTCCCGGGAAGCGCGCTCCTCACTTCCGTCAAGATGGTGCCGTACCCCCTCGACGAGGGCGGCACGTCCATGGAGCAGTACATCTATCAGGAGAAATTCCCTGCGGTTTTCGCCGCCGACGTCGACCCCGACACCGCTGAGCTGATGGCGGTGACGCAGCGGCCGCCCACCGAGGCCGCCCAGACGGAGAGCGTGACCAGGGCCGCCTGGAAGACGATCCCGTCCTGGACCCTGATCACCACCCAGGACATGGGGATTCCGCCGGACCTCCAGCGCTTCCTGGCCAAGCGGGCCGGCTCCACGACGGTTGAGATTGAGGCGTCCCACGCCGTGGCGGTCTCTCAACCCGGCCCGGTCGCAGACCTCATCGACACCGCCGCCCGCGCCACCACGCGCTAG
- a CDS encoding VOC family protein, protein MGTLWTLGCDADDPQRIAAFWALALGYVNEPGFDEPDNASIVDPDGRGPAIAFLKVPEGKSAKNRMHIDIRVVGPGAGDMAERTLLIRQKVPDLVAAGATVVREEWYGDVLGHVVMLDPEGNEFCVA, encoded by the coding sequence GTGGGCACTCTTTGGACCCTGGGCTGTGATGCCGACGATCCCCAGCGGATCGCTGCTTTCTGGGCGTTGGCCCTCGGCTATGTCAATGAACCCGGCTTTGACGAGCCCGACAACGCGTCCATCGTCGACCCGGACGGCCGGGGCCCCGCCATTGCGTTTCTCAAGGTGCCCGAGGGCAAGTCTGCCAAGAATCGCATGCACATCGACATCCGAGTCGTCGGTCCGGGCGCCGGTGACATGGCCGAGCGCACCCTGCTGATCCGGCAGAAAGTGCCCGATCTGGTCGCCGCCGGCGCGACGGTGGTCCGCGAGGAGTGGTACGGCGATGTCCTCGGGCACGTCGTCATGCTCGACCCCGAGGGCAACGAGTTCTGCGTCGCTTGA
- a CDS encoding RICIN domain-containing protein, whose translation MNRLPRTLGIAAAVLATLSLPPTVSFADSGSAPAAPTASPALDMDPAMAAAMRRDLHLTDVQIANRVRVEATAPAVERRLRERLGPSFAGAWIPEGGDRLTVAVTDTSAITVVRAQGADATVVSRSEKQLNATLAVLDRHGASAGASVHGWYVDVLTNRVVVRVQPGGELAARSFARSSGVAGDAIAVVEAPEAPRPLYDIRGGDQYVINGNTLCSVGFAVVGGFVSAGHCGGVGSATLGYNNAAQGSFAGSSFPGNDYAWIRTNSSWTPQPWVNNYSGGNVTVAGSQDAAIGSSVCRSGRTTGWRCGTILGRNETINYAQGAVSGLTRSNACAEPGDSGGSWISGNQAQGVTSGGSGNCSSGATIWFQPVNEILSTYGLSLVTTGGGGSTRLISNWNNKCIDVPSANFSDGVPLQTWGCNGTAAQAWTFSGGALRSANNKCMDVAGGSTANGAVVQLWSCNGTGAQQFVLSAAGDLVNPQANKCVDIDGWNGSDGARLIIWDCAGTANQKWRQG comes from the coding sequence ATGAACCGTCTACCAAGGACGCTCGGCATCGCCGCCGCGGTGCTTGCCACGCTCAGTCTCCCGCCGACCGTCAGCTTCGCCGACTCAGGTTCTGCTCCGGCCGCGCCGACCGCTTCGCCCGCCCTCGACATGGATCCCGCGATGGCCGCCGCCATGCGACGGGATCTGCACCTCACCGACGTCCAGATCGCCAATCGGGTGCGGGTCGAGGCCACCGCGCCGGCCGTCGAGCGGCGGCTGCGCGAGCGGCTCGGCCCGTCGTTCGCCGGCGCCTGGATCCCGGAGGGCGGTGACCGTCTGACCGTCGCGGTCACCGACACCTCCGCCATCACCGTGGTACGCGCGCAGGGCGCGGACGCGACAGTGGTCTCCCGCAGCGAGAAGCAGCTCAACGCCACACTGGCGGTGCTCGACCGGCATGGGGCCAGCGCCGGCGCAAGCGTCCACGGCTGGTACGTCGACGTTCTCACCAACCGCGTCGTCGTGCGGGTGCAGCCCGGCGGTGAGTTGGCCGCCAGGTCGTTCGCCCGGTCCAGCGGCGTCGCCGGCGACGCCATCGCCGTCGTCGAGGCCCCCGAAGCGCCCCGGCCGCTGTACGACATCCGCGGTGGCGACCAGTACGTCATCAACGGCAACACACTCTGCTCGGTCGGCTTCGCGGTCGTCGGCGGTTTCGTCAGCGCCGGGCACTGTGGCGGCGTCGGCAGCGCCACCCTCGGCTACAACAACGCCGCACAGGGCAGCTTCGCCGGTTCGTCATTCCCCGGTAACGACTACGCGTGGATCCGGACCAACAGTTCCTGGACGCCCCAGCCGTGGGTCAACAACTACTCCGGCGGCAACGTGACCGTAGCCGGTTCGCAGGACGCCGCGATCGGCAGTTCGGTGTGCCGCTCAGGGCGTACGACCGGTTGGCGTTGCGGCACGATTCTGGGCCGCAACGAGACGATCAACTATGCCCAGGGCGCCGTCTCCGGCCTGACCCGCAGCAACGCCTGCGCCGAGCCCGGGGACTCCGGCGGCTCATGGATCTCGGGAAACCAGGCGCAGGGTGTGACCTCGGGTGGGTCCGGCAACTGCAGTTCCGGAGCAACAATATGGTTCCAGCCGGTCAACGAGATCCTCAGCACGTACGGGCTCAGTCTGGTCACCACCGGCGGTGGCGGGAGCACCCGCCTGATCAGTAACTGGAACAACAAGTGCATCGACGTGCCGTCGGCCAACTTCTCCGACGGCGTACCGCTGCAGACCTGGGGATGCAATGGCACCGCCGCCCAGGCGTGGACCTTCAGCGGCGGGGCGCTGCGGTCTGCGAACAACAAGTGCATGGACGTCGCCGGCGGCTCTACGGCCAACGGTGCGGTCGTTCAGCTCTGGTCCTGTAACGGCACCGGCGCCCAGCAGTTCGTTCTGTCGGCGGCCGGCGATCTGGTGAACCCTCAGGCCAACAAGTGCGTCGACATCGACGGCTGGAACGGTAGCGACGGCGCACGGCTGATCATCTGGGACTGCGCCGGCACCGCCAACCAGAAGTGGCGCCAAGGCTGA
- a CDS encoding mechanosensitive ion channel family protein: protein MLIRRVARGRYQWLLEPLRQACRRPAAAVLLVGALYYALPVGPAGWQRDLRHAVQVVLIILSAWLVNRALHVAEAVAFSRLPGDAVTSRRVRRARTQIRPVRRLTVAVVTIVAVGLILITFRPVRLFGISVLTSAGVVGALIGLSARTALGNAFAGVQVAFADGLHVGDVLVVDGEWGRVEEVKLTNVVIRLWDERMLILPTTYFTERPFQNWTRNESRVVGKIQIHVDHTADLNDLRREARRLVESSPLWDRGQWVLQMVDSTPQTAVIQVQASAADGASAWDLRCDLREGLVAYLRDHHPQWLPRTRSQYQP, encoded by the coding sequence ATGCTCATCCGCCGCGTAGCCCGTGGCCGCTACCAGTGGCTGCTGGAGCCGCTGCGGCAAGCCTGCCGCCGCCCGGCGGCAGCGGTCCTGCTGGTCGGGGCGCTGTATTACGCGCTGCCGGTGGGGCCGGCAGGGTGGCAGCGGGACCTGCGGCACGCCGTCCAGGTGGTCCTGATCATCCTCAGCGCATGGCTGGTGAACAGGGCGTTGCACGTCGCTGAAGCGGTCGCATTCAGCCGACTTCCGGGCGACGCGGTCACCAGCCGGCGGGTCCGGCGGGCCCGGACGCAGATTCGCCCGGTACGGCGGCTCACCGTCGCCGTGGTCACGATCGTCGCGGTCGGCCTGATCCTGATCACCTTCCGGCCGGTACGCCTCTTCGGCATCTCCGTGCTGACGTCGGCAGGAGTGGTCGGCGCTTTGATCGGCCTCTCTGCCCGAACCGCGCTCGGCAACGCGTTCGCCGGCGTCCAGGTCGCCTTCGCCGACGGTCTGCATGTCGGCGACGTGCTGGTGGTGGACGGCGAATGGGGCCGAGTCGAAGAGGTGAAGCTGACCAACGTGGTGATCCGACTCTGGGACGAGCGGATGCTCATCCTGCCGACCACGTACTTCACCGAGCGGCCGTTTCAGAACTGGACCCGGAACGAGTCCAGGGTCGTCGGCAAAATCCAGATCCATGTCGACCACACCGCCGACCTCAACGACCTGCGCCGGGAGGCGCGCCGGCTGGTCGAATCCTCACCGTTGTGGGATCGCGGCCAGTGGGTGCTCCAGATGGTCGACTCCACCCCTCAGACGGCGGTCATCCAGGTGCAGGCCTCAGCTGCCGACGGCGCCAGCGCCTGGGACCTGCGCTGCGACCTGCGCGAGGGACTCGTCGCGTACCTGCGCGACCATCATCCCCAGTGGCTGCCCCGCACGCGCAGTCAGTACCAACCCTGA
- a CDS encoding DUF1345 domain-containing protein yields the protein MEQQSGPPARGRLLSVRRALWSLAVGVVAGTATALVGAPELTPLVIWTIAAGTILVWVWRACWWASPTRTEQLAEAEQQSRSTDAAILIASAISLAAVAEALVRASNQQDTVAVTLVILSVVAVVLAWALVNTIFALKYARLYYRDDGGIDFKREDPPAYSDFAYAAFTVGMSYAPGENEPTSNRMRRVALGHALLSYTFGTGILAVAVNLVTNLGQS from the coding sequence GTGGAGCAGCAATCGGGACCACCGGCGCGGGGACGGCTGCTGTCGGTCAGGCGTGCCCTGTGGTCGTTAGCGGTCGGTGTCGTCGCAGGGACCGCCACCGCGCTGGTCGGGGCGCCGGAGTTGACGCCGCTGGTGATCTGGACGATCGCGGCGGGCACGATCCTCGTCTGGGTGTGGCGGGCCTGCTGGTGGGCGAGCCCAACGCGCACCGAGCAGCTTGCCGAGGCGGAGCAGCAGTCCCGTTCCACCGATGCGGCGATCCTGATCGCGTCCGCCATTAGCCTCGCCGCCGTGGCCGAGGCGCTCGTCCGCGCCTCGAACCAGCAGGACACGGTGGCTGTCACGCTGGTGATCCTCAGCGTCGTCGCGGTGGTCCTGGCGTGGGCGCTGGTCAATACGATCTTCGCACTCAAGTACGCTCGGCTGTACTACCGCGACGATGGCGGCATCGACTTCAAGCGGGAAGACCCACCGGCGTACTCCGACTTCGCGTACGCCGCCTTCACGGTGGGCATGTCCTATGCTCCCGGCGAGAACGAACCGACAAGCAATCGCATGCGTCGGGTCGCGCTCGGGCATGCGCTGCTCTCCTACACCTTCGGAACTGGCATCCTGGCCGTCGCCGTCAACCTGGTCACCAACCTGGGCCAATCGTGA
- a CDS encoding DUF2267 domain-containing protein, which yields MNYSEFIQSVAARPKVPPGQAEPITRATLETVAKRITGGQARDLASQLPEELKGLVSRPTEDPERFGFTEFLERVQSRAGVDRQVATDGARAVLDTLREAASAKEYGDFVDQLPQEFWQLTGPGSGQLQPRRIGT from the coding sequence GTGAACTACAGCGAGTTCATTCAGTCTGTGGCAGCACGACCCAAGGTTCCACCGGGGCAGGCGGAACCGATCACTCGCGCCACGCTCGAGACTGTGGCAAAACGGATCACTGGTGGCCAGGCAAGGGACCTCGCTTCCCAGCTCCCCGAGGAGCTGAAAGGCCTGGTGTCCAGGCCCACCGAAGATCCGGAACGGTTCGGCTTCACCGAATTCTTGGAACGGGTGCAGTCCCGGGCAGGGGTGGATCGCCAGGTGGCCACCGACGGAGCGCGGGCCGTGCTGGACACCCTCCGTGAGGCTGCCAGCGCGAAGGAGTACGGGGACTTTGTCGACCAGTTGCCGCAGGAGTTCTGGCAGTTGACCGGGCCAGGGTCGGGACAGCTCCAGCCCCGGCGGATCGGCACCTAG
- a CDS encoding TMEM175 family protein, translating into MAFSDAIFAIIITLLVLDLRVPDVPPGRLLSGLLDQWPSYVAYLASYSYVAVVWLNHKAAFNRIRQVDRGLHWMNLFVLFSTALLPFPTIVVSHALQEHNNADQRVAIAFYALIGALLCATWLAFYHYLARNPDLLKEQAKDGFFHVERFRALAGVFLYVLAGIVGYLVAPLIGLVIFLILPVFYAITSAGLYQLRVTRRIIHRPPPPP; encoded by the coding sequence GTGGCGTTCAGCGATGCGATCTTCGCCATCATCATCACGTTGCTGGTCCTGGACCTCCGGGTGCCGGACGTTCCTCCTGGCCGCCTCCTGTCTGGCCTACTCGACCAATGGCCATCGTACGTCGCCTATCTCGCGTCCTATTCGTACGTGGCCGTCGTCTGGCTCAACCACAAGGCGGCGTTCAACCGCATCCGGCAGGTCGATCGCGGCCTGCACTGGATGAACCTCTTCGTGCTGTTCAGCACGGCGCTGCTGCCGTTTCCGACGATTGTCGTGTCGCACGCGCTGCAGGAGCACAACAACGCGGACCAGCGTGTAGCCATCGCCTTCTACGCGCTGATCGGCGCGTTGCTGTGCGCGACGTGGCTGGCGTTCTACCACTACCTGGCCCGGAACCCCGATCTGCTGAAGGAGCAGGCCAAGGACGGCTTCTTTCACGTCGAGCGGTTCCGGGCCCTCGCCGGGGTCTTCCTGTACGTCCTCGCAGGAATTGTCGGCTACCTGGTGGCCCCCTTGATCGGCCTCGTCATCTTCCTCATCCTTCCCGTCTTTTATGCCATCACCAGTGCCGGCCTGTACCAGTTGCGGGTGACCCGCAGGATCATCCACCGCCCTCCGCCACCACCCTGA